The following DNA comes from Naumovozyma castellii chromosome 4, complete genome.
ACATACGGTGAATCCCATTGTAAATCCGTCGGTTGCATAGTAGACGGTGTTCCTCCAGGAATGTCCCTTACCGAGGACGATATCCAACCACAACTCTCTCGTAGAAGACCGGGCCAATCTAAGCTTTCTACTCCTAGAAACGAGAAGGACCGTGTGGAGTTCCAATCTGGGGTTGAATTCGGTAAAACTTTGGGAACTCCTCTGGCCATGATAGTCAGAAATGAAGATCAAAGGCCCCACGATTATTCGGATATGACTAACAAGTACCCTAGACCTTCTCATGCAGATCTGACTTACATGGAAAAGTACGGTATCCAGGCATCTTCTGGTGGTGGTAGAGCCTCTGCCAGAGAGACAATTGGTAGAGTGGCTGCTGGTGGTATTGCTGAGAAGTTTTTGAAGCAAGTCTCTAATGTTGAGATTGTAGCCTTCGTGACGCAGATTGGAGAGATCAAGATGGATAGAAACACGTTCGATCCTAAGTTTCAACATCTTTTGCAAACCATTACTAGGGAGAAAGTGGACAACATGGGGTTCATTAGATGTCCTGATGCTTCTGTTGCCGGGGATATGgtgaaggaaattgaaaaatatagaGGTAACCAGGATTCCATTGGTGGTGTAGTCACTTGTGTGGTAAGAAATTTGCCTACTGGGTTAGGTGAACCATGTTTCGATAAGTTGGAGGCCATGTTAGCTCATGCCATGCTATCCATTCCTGCTTCTAAGGGGTTTGAAATTGGTTCCGGGTTTGCAGGTGTTTCTGTACCAGGTTCTAAGCATAATGATATGTTTTACTTTGACGAAGAAACTCAAAGAATAAGAACCAAGACAAATAATTCTGGTGGTATTCAAGGTGGTATTTCCAATGGTGAAAACATTTACTTCTCTGTCCCATTCAAGTCTGTGGCTACTATTTCTCAAGAACAACATACATGTACTTACGATGGTAAAGATGGTGTTCTTGCCGCTAAGGGGAGACACGACCCTGCAGTGACTCCAAGGGCCATTCCAATCGTTGAAGCCATGACCGCATTAGTCCTAGCTGACGCAttattaattcaaaaatcaAGAGATTACTCAAGATCCATTGTTCATTAAATATCTGGTTAATTAGTCATTTTTACGTATAGACAGACaggaaaaaagaaatatttttaacgttaatattaataataatgatatgattttaaaaattgtaaataaattaattaattatatattttttaatcttATTTACATATCTTCAACGATACAACCCTTGTGGGAAACGTAAATACCATCCAAGAACTTACGGATATCCTTGTTTCTAACTCTACAGATTTGTTGAATGTCAGCAGCGTTTTGAGaaacttcttcaacagaGTTACCAGATAAGACAATTTCATCCTTAACGTTAGTGGAGAATTCAATATCGACACCTTCTCTAACTGGAACTAATCTGACCTTCTTGTCACCCAAGAAATTTCTGATTTCAATGAACTTAGCACCATCCTTTTCGACAACGTTAACGTTGATTGGGAAATGCGCATAGACGTATCTCATCTTGTACTTGTAACCCTTAGTGACACCAGTAATCATGTTGTCAACCAAAGCCTTAACAGTTCTCAAAGCAGCAACGTGCTTTCTGTCACCGTTGTGAACAGTAACCTTGATCAAGGACTTGCTGACCTTGGTGAAGGTAACATCAATATGCTTCAAGTTCTTGTTCAAGACACCTCTTGGACCAGTAACCTTAACAATTCTGGATTTGATGTTGACGGTAACACCTTCTGGGACTTCAATGGGTTGTTCAGTTTGGATGTACTTCATTGTGCTTGAATATCTGGTATGGTTCCCTTTTGAGTGGTAGCGGTTAAAAATGGCTCCAAATCAATATATCGATATTATTCACTGCCCATCTGTCTGCCTGGATGTTGCACTGGCACAATGCTCACCCAATGCTAGACAGATTCGCTATCGTTTGCCAGTCGCTactttggaaatttcaCGGACTCCGCGTTCTGCGTCGTGTTTTTCTCACAAAACtctgaaaatttcaagtctattcaaattttcatccAAACTAAGATTTGGAAAGCTTTGGGTTTTGGAAGGTGTATGGATTTATAAACTGGAAACAGTCACAACTTTTTCAGacttgttttttttttgattatATAATCATAATCTACTTTTATTCTACAAAGTTTCTAAGGCCTGTGCCACACTCGATGCATTCTCCTCTACCAATTTAATTCCCTTCTTCAGCAGTATTGGGTTGAACCCTTTGATAAATGTGTCATTCAATGCAATAGTCTTCACGGGAGAAATAACCTTCCCGCCTTGAGGAGACCATGTAATTATCAACCCATTGTTAGCCACTTCGCTTTCATTAGATGCTGGATCcaggaaaatattatccCCTACAATTGCTAACACAAAGATTAAGGGCGACTTCACATCAAGCTTAACTAGATCATAATCATGGAAAGTCGGTAATTCCGCCACttccaaatcatcaaaTGCAGAAATGATCTTGGGTAACCAAGTGGAATTTAATGCACAATAAATACCCATGGAAATTAACGATGCCGGGTACGAATAAGTAGATATGATCAACACATCTAcgaaaattttgaaactgtATTTCTTAGTTAAttgtaatttctttacGTCAATACCATCCTCAGATGTCAAAACTTTATGCAAGAGCGACGTCAAAGTTTCCACGATCATGGAATCATCTCTCTCACCAGCTATATTTATATCCACTTGTAAAAGATCCGTCTCCACCGTATGGTCTACAACTTTTGACTTTATGCTCACTATACATTCACTCCCATCACTAGCAATTATTCGAGATGAACCATTAGAACTGGGTAAAAAATCTGtgaatatttcaatagGTCTGAACTGCGTATGTAATCTTCCATCAGGCCTTATTAAAGGTTGCGATGCCAATGAATCATAAAGGTATGATTTTTCTGCCACGGAAAGAACCATTTCTTTGTCTTAACTCGTTATTTCTATGCTCTTTTCCTACCGATGGGTACATCAATACATACATTCATTGCAAAATTATAACTGTGAAATTTTATCATTCTCTTCActttctttaaaaaatgGCGTTACCCGGGTACAATACGTTACGTaatccattgaaattaGAACTTTAGCGTCACACTGAATAAGAAAGGACAATCATTGTAGTCTAAAGATATACAACTATCCTTCCAGTGCTATTGTCAATCATCCAACTTAAATAGCTTATTTATAAAGTATTGTTTTTTTGTACTAAATTTTCTCAATTTTAAAAGGGAAAGAAACCAAAATGCATgaaattataaatttattagagTGTTTATAACctaagaaagaaaaaggcAACACCATGTTAGTATCAAAAGTTTATCTACCAAATTATCATAACTtcgaaaaaaaaaagttggTGTTTGTTAGCGTTATTACA
Coding sequences within:
- the ARO2 gene encoding bifunctional chorismate synthase/riboflavin reductase [NAD(P)H] ARO2 (ancestral locus Anc_2.318), with protein sequence MSTFGTLFRVTTYGESHCKSVGCIVDGVPPGMSLTEDDIQPQLSRRRPGQSKLSTPRNEKDRVEFQSGVEFGKTLGTPLAMIVRNEDQRPHDYSDMTNKYPRPSHADLTYMEKYGIQASSGGGRASARETIGRVAAGGIAEKFLKQVSNVEIVAFVTQIGEIKMDRNTFDPKFQHLLQTITREKVDNMGFIRCPDASVAGDMVKEIEKYRGNQDSIGGVVTCVVRNLPTGLGEPCFDKLEAMLAHAMLSIPASKGFEIGSGFAGVSVPGSKHNDMFYFDEETQRIRTKTNNSGGIQGGISNGENIYFSVPFKSVATISQEQHTCTYDGKDGVLAAKGRHDPAVTPRAIPIVEAMTALVLADALLIQKSRDYSRSIVH
- the RPL9A gene encoding 60S ribosomal protein uL6 (ancestral locus Anc_2.321) produces the protein MKYIQTEQPIEVPEGVTVNIKSRIVKVTGPRGVLNKNLKHIDVTFTKVSKSLIKVTVHNGDRKHVAALRTVKALVDNMITGVTKGYKYKMRYVYAHFPINVNVVEKDGAKFIEIRNFLGDKKVRLVPVREGVDIEFSTNVKDEIVLSGNSVEEVSQNAADIQQICRVRNKDIRKFLDGIYVSHKGCIVEDM
- the RRP42 gene encoding exosome non-catalytic core subunit RRP42 (ancestral locus Anc_2.326); the encoded protein is MVLSVAEKSYLYDSLASQPLIRPDGRLHTQFRPIEIFTDFLPSSNGSSRIIASDGSECIVSIKSKVVDHTVETDLLQVDINIAGERDDSMIVETLTSLLHKVLTSEDGIDVKKLQLTKKYSFKIFVDVLIISTYSYPASLISMGIYCALNSTWLPKIISAFDDLEVAELPTFHDYDLVKLDVKSPLIFVLAIVGDNIFLDPASNESEVANNGLIITWSPQGGKVISPVKTIALNDTFIKGFNPILLKKGIKLVEENASSVAQALETL